DNA from Thermus oshimai DSM 12092:
CAACCCCGAGCTCATCCTTTCCCTGAAGCCGGACCTGGTGCTGGTTTCCAAGTACGGCCGCCTCTACGAAACCCTGGAGCGGGCGGGGCTTACCGTCTACGCGGTGCGCACGGAGACCTACGAGGACATCTTCAAGACGGTGCGCACGTTGGGCCAGCTCCTGGGCCTGCCTTCCCAGGCGGAGAGGCTGGTGGCCCAGATCCAGCGGGAGGTCTATCAGGAGGAAAGCCGCGCCGCCCAGGCTCGCTCCCGGCCCCGGGTCTACTACGAGATCGACCCCACCCCCTACACCGTGGGCCCGGAGAGCTTCATTGGGGTCCTTATCGCCAAGGCCCGGGGGGTGAACATCGTGCCCAAGGAGCTTGGGCTTTTCCCCAAGATCGCCCCGGAGTTCGTGGTGGAAAAGAACCCCGAGGTCATCGTGGCCACCTACCCCGACGCGGAGAGGACCATCCGCGCCCGGCCGGGCTGGAGCCGGATCCGGGCGGTGGAGAGGGGGCGGATCTGCGTCTTCACGGGGGGGGAGGACAGCCTCCTCTCCCGCCCCGGCCCCCGGGTGGCCCAGGGCCTGAGGCTTCTCGTGGACTGCTTCCACGGCAGGTAGCCTATGGTCCTGGGCCTCCCCCTAACCCTTAGGCGGGGCCTGGTCTTCGGCTGGCTCTTCCTCCTCCTCTTCCTGGCCCTGGTGCTGGGGGTGGCCCTGGGGGCGGTGGCCCTTTCCCCCTGGGAGGTCTTAAGGGCCCTTCTCGGCCTCGAGGCCAACCCCATCGTCACCGAGCTCCGCCTGCCCCGGGTCCTGGGGGGGATGCTGGTGGGGGCGGCCCTGGGCCTCTCGGGGGCCGCCTTCCAGGGGCTTTTCCGCAACCCCCTGGCGGACCCCTACCTCATGGGGGCGGCCTCCGGGGCGGCCTTCGGGGTGACCCTCTTCGCCGCCCTTTTGGGCGGCCTTTCCCCGGCCTTTGCCCAGCACGCGGTCTTCCAGCACCTGCCCCTTTCCGCCACCCTCATGGGCTTCCTGGGGGCCCTTTCCGCCACCCTCTTCACCCTCCTCCTGGCGGGGGGGGTGGCCCGCACGGGGGAGCTGGTCCTCTCGGGGGTGGTGGTGGGGAGCGTCCTCACCGGGGCCACCACCTACCTGATGCTCCAGGACGCGGACCGGGTGCGGGCGGTCTTCGCCTACACCCTGGGGAACCTGGCCTTTATGGGCTGGGCAGGGGTGAAGGCCCTTCTCCTCTTCGCCCTGTTGGCCCTGCCGCCCCTTCTCCTCCTCGGACGCTTCCTGAACGCGTTGCAGCTCGGGGAGGAGACCGCCCGGAGCCTGGGGCTGCCCCTCGAGGCCCTAAAGGGCCTCCTCCTCCTCTCCGCAAGCCTTCTGGTGGCCGCGGCCGTGGCCCAGGCGGGGATCATCGGTTTCGTGGGCCTCATCGCCCCCCACGCCCTAAGGCGCCTTCTCGGGGAGGATTACCGCCTGCTTCTCCCGGCGAGCGCCCTGGGGGGGGCGGCCCTCCTGGCCTTCGCCGACCTCCTGGCCCGCACCCTCACCCGGCCCGCGGAGCTCCCCGTGGGGGTGGTGACCACCCTCCTCGGGGGG
Protein-coding regions in this window:
- a CDS encoding FecCD family ABC transporter permease, with the protein product MVLGLPLTLRRGLVFGWLFLLLFLALVLGVALGAVALSPWEVLRALLGLEANPIVTELRLPRVLGGMLVGAALGLSGAAFQGLFRNPLADPYLMGAASGAAFGVTLFAALLGGLSPAFAQHAVFQHLPLSATLMGFLGALSATLFTLLLAGGVARTGELVLSGVVVGSVLTGATTYLMLQDADRVRAVFAYTLGNLAFMGWAGVKALLLFALLALPPLLLLGRFLNALQLGEETARSLGLPLEALKGLLLLSASLLVAAAVAQAGIIGFVGLIAPHALRRLLGEDYRLLLPASALGGAALLAFADLLARTLTRPAELPVGVVTTLLGGPFFLYLMWRRRGRA
- a CDS encoding ABC transporter substrate-binding protein, which codes for MKRVLAVLAVFWALVWAFPLTVTDDLGRTVTLKAPPKRIVSMLPSVTETVCALGACDRLVATDDYSDWPERVKGLPKAGGLYNPNPELILSLKPDLVLVSKYGRLYETLERAGLTVYAVRTETYEDIFKTVRTLGQLLGLPSQAERLVAQIQREVYQEESRAAQARSRPRVYYEIDPTPYTVGPESFIGVLIAKARGVNIVPKELGLFPKIAPEFVVEKNPEVIVATYPDAERTIRARPGWSRIRAVERGRICVFTGGEDSLLSRPGPRVAQGLRLLVDCFHGR